AGAAAGCCTATGTTTGTCTTCACCCCGCGCACGCGGAACTCCTGCAGGGCGCGGTTCATGATGTGCGCGGACTCCTGGAAGGAGAGCCCCCAGGTGCTCACCTTCACCAGCAGCGAGTCGTAGTGGGGGGTGATGCGGCTCCCGGTGAAGGCGTTGCCGGCATCGAGGCGCACGCCGCACCCGGCGGAGGAGCGGTAGGTGGTAAGGGTGCCGAAGTCCGGCGCGAAGTTGTTCGCAGGATCCTCGGTGGTGATGCGGCACTGGATGGCGTAGCCGCGCTTCTCGATGGCGTCCTGGCTCGGGATGTTGATCTCCGGGTCGGAGAGCCGCTTCCCTTCGGCGACGAGGATCTGCGCCTGCACGAGGTTTCGCCCGGTGATCATCTCGGTGACGGTATGCTCGACCTGGATGCGCGGGTTCATCTCGATGAAGTAGAACTCGCCGCTTTCGTCGAGGAGAAACTCCACCGTGCCGGCGTTTCTGTATTTCACCTGGCTTGCGATCTTCAGCGCCTCGGTGCACAGGCGCTGCCTCGTCTCCTCGGTGATGGCGAGAGAGGGGGCAAACTCCACCACCTTCTGGTGACGGCGCTGGATGGAGCAGTCGCGCTCAAAGAAGTGCACGAGGTTGCCGTAGCCGTCCCCCATGACCTGCACTTCTATGTGCTTCGGGTTCTTAAGATAGCGCTCCAGGAAGACGGAGTCGTCGCCGAAGGCGGCCTTCGCCTCGGAGCTCGCGCTCTTCAGCCCCTCGAGGAGCTCGCCCTGGTTTGTGGCGACGCGCATGCCGCGCCCGCCGCCGCCGGCGGCCGCCTTTATGATGATCGGGTAGCCGTGCTGCTTGGCAAAAAGGAGCGCCTCTTCGGCGTGGCGGATCGGATCTTCGGTCCCCGGGACGGTGGCGACGCCGGCGGCCTTGGCGACCTTGCGGGCCGCTACCTTGTCGCCAAGTGCCCGCTGCATCTCCGCGGTCGGTCCGATGAAGGCGATCCCCGCCTGCTCGCACTTCTCGGCGAACTCGGCGTTTTCGGAGAGAAAGCCGTAGCCGGGGTGAATGGCATCGACGTCGCGGCTCTTGGCGAGCTCGATTATCTCGTCGATCCCCAGGTAGGCGTCGATCGGGTTTTTTCCCTTCCCGACCTGGTACGCCTCGTCCGCCTTGTAACGGTGCAAGGAGAGCTTGTCCTCTTCAGAGTAGATGGCGACAGTCGATATGCCGAGCTCGGTGCAGGCGCGGAAGATGCGGATCGCGATCTCCCCGCGGTTGGCCGCCATGACCTTTTTGAATTTCCTTTGCTCCATTACTGCTCCTCCATGTGATGGTGCGCTAATTAGAAGAGTTGCGGTATACACTTCACCCCGCTCCGGCGATTTTTCCCTGATTTTCTCGCTGTTTCGGCCGGTGCGGAAAGCTGGCTATTAAATCAGCTACCCGTCCCTTTGTCAATATGAAATGCCGTTATAGCGCAGTCGCTCCGCCCCACCTCCGGCCGCCCGGAAAACGCGCTCGTGGCGCGGCTTTCGCGACTGCTTTTTGCTTGCCTTTCGCGGTTCAAGCCTCTATCTTTGGTCGGTTGCGGGTACGCCCCGCGCCGGGCCCTCCCGGAGCGGCGGCAGCGCAGGCGGGAGGTGTCTCTCGCGCCCGGTGCCATCCTTGACAAGGTCCCGGCGCCCCCCTAATATATACCTTTTTCCCGCTTATATCAGTACCTTACTGGCTTTCGCGCTGCCCGGGAGAGTCACAGGGTTCTCAAAAGTCACAGCAGCCGCTGCATGATTGTCATAAAGTACCCGTCTACAGTCAAAAGGGAGCAGTAGTTTTGGCCTGGAAAGCTATCGGAATTTTCGACTCCGGCGTCGGAGGTCTCACCGTCCTCAAAGAGGTGGTGAAAGCCCTGCCGCAGGAGGATACCATCTACCTCGGGGACACGGCTCGCGTCCCCTACGGCACCAAGTCCCCCGAAACGGTCGTCCGCTACTCGCGCCAGATCGCCGAGTACCTCTTCAGCCGCGATATAAAGCTCCTCGTGGTGGCGTGCAACACCGCCTCCGCCGTGGCGCTCGCAACCCTGCAGCGCGAGCTGCCGATTCCGGTGGTCGGTGTCATCGAGCCCGGCGCCCGTCGCGCCGCCGCGGTCACCAGGAGCGGGAAGGTGGGGGTCATCGGGACCGCCGCCACCGTCGGGAGCAGCGCCTACACGAAGGCGATCAAGAGGATTAACCCGGAGATCCAGGTTGTGACCCGCGCCTGCCCCCTCTTTGTCCCGCTGGCGGAGGAAGGGTGGGTAGAAAACGAGGTGGCGCGCCTTACCGCCTCCATCTACCTCACCGACCTGAAGGCGCAGGGGGTCGACACGCTGGTGCTCGGGTGCACCCACTACCCGATCCTGAAGGAGGTCATCGCCGAGGTCATGGGTGACGGCGTCACCCTCGTCGACTCCGCACAGGAGACGGCGCGCACGGTCGCGGAGATCCTCGGTGAAAACGCGCTCCTGCGCCCGGCAGAGGAAGTGGGGAACCATCATTATTTCGTCACCGACGTCCCCGCCGGCTTCATCCGGGTCGGCAACCGTTTCCTCGGGGGGCGTCTCGGGGATGTGTACCAGGTGAACCTGGAGGACGAGGGTAAGGAAGGAGGGAGCGGTGAAGAAGAGGAGCCGTAAGGCGAAAGGGGTAATCGTAGCCGCCTTCTGCGTCCTTGCCGTCGTGGCGGGTGTGCTGGTGTACAAGAAGTACGAGACGGCCACCGTCCCGCGCGTGGAGGCGCCGGTGCAGCAGCCGCAGCACCCCCCTGCCGGGGCGCGCGTGGTCTCCCTCTTTTTCGGGGCGCCGGACGGCGAGGGGCTGGTGCGCGAAGGGCGCGAGGTGGAGACCGAAGAGGGGATGGAGGATTACATCTCCTCGGTCCTCGAGGATCTCATCAACGGCCCCCTCGGGACGAACGCGCCGACCCTCCCGGAGAACACCCGGGTCCTCGGGGTGCGTCTGAACGGCCCGGTCGCGGAGATAGACTTCAGCAAGGAGCTGCGGGATGGGCTTCCCTCCGGGAGCTCCGCCGAGGTCGCCGCGGTGTACTCGGTGGTCGATACGGTCACCGCCAACTTCCCGCAGATAAAGGTGGTGCAGTTTCTCATCGAGGGTGAGAAGGCAGAGAGCCTGAAGGGGCACCTCGATCTCAGAAATCCTATCGCGCCAGACTATTCGCTGGAGCGGAAGTCGTAGAGCTTTCCCTCGTCCGGCCGAAGTGAGGCCTGATTTTTCCAAAGGAGTTGCCATGAAATTGCCGTTTTTACAGGCTGTACGGGAGCGGGTGCTTGTCCTTGACGGGGCGATGGGGACGATGCTGCAGGAGCGCGGCCTGAAGCCCGGGCAGTCCCCGGAGGAGCTGAACCTGGTGGCGCCGGAGATCGTGGCCGGTGTGCATGCCGCCTACATCGACGCCGGAGCGGACATCATAGTTACCAACAGCTTCGGCGGCAGCCGCTCAAAGCTGGAGCATTACGGCCTTGCCGACCGCGTCGCCGAGGTGAACGCCCGCTCGGTGGAGATCGCGCGCCAGGTCGCGGGGGAGAAGGCGTACGTCGCCGGCTCCATCGGCCCCACCGGGCGCTTCGTGGAGCCGGTCGGCGACATGACCTTCGACGAGGCCGCTGATATCTTCCGGGAGCAGGCGGCAGCCCTCATCGGGGCCGGTGCGGATCTCATCACCCTGGAAACCTTCCTGGACATAAAGGAGATCCGCGCGGCGATCGTGGCAATCCGCGAGATCTCCGCGGACATTCCTGTCATGGCCATGCTGACCTTCGAGGAGAAGGGAAGAAGCGTGCTCGGCTCCCCCCCGGAGGCGGCGGCGATCACCCTGGAGGCGGTGGGCGCGAGCATCGTCGGCTCCAACTGCGGCCTCGGGGTGGACGGGATCTACGATATTCTGGCGAAGATGCGCGGCGTCACGCGGCTGCCGCTGATCTGCCAGGCGAACGCCGGGCTCCCGGTCCTGAAGGAAGGGCGCACCATCTTCCCCGCTTCCCCCGAGGACATGACCGCCTACCACGACCGTCTCCTGGAGCTCGGGGTGCGCGTCATCGGCGGTTGCTGCGGCACGACGCCGGCGCACATAAAGGCGATAAAGGATGCGCTTCACGGGCGCCAGAAGGAGTTCGTCCCCCCAGCGGAAAGCGGGACGACCTGGCTCTCCAGCCGCGGCTCCTGGGCCGCGGTCGGCGGCGGAGCCCCGGTCGCCCTCATCGGCGAGAGGATAAACCCCACCGGGAAGAAACTCTATTCGCAGGAGCTGCGCGAGGGGAAGGTCTCCTACATCCGCCGCGAGGCGCTGGAGCAGACGGCGCTCGGCGCCACCCTTCTGGACGTCAATGTGGGGACCCCCGGCATCGACGAGGGGGCGGCGATGGAACGCGCCGTCTTCTGCGTGACCGGCGCCGTCCAGACCCCGATCGTCCTCGACTCCTCCTCGCCGGAGGCGCTGGAGCGGGGGCTGAAGGCGGCCGACGGGAAGGTGCTCATCAACTCGGTGAACGGGGAGGAGAAGAGCCTCGCCGCCGTTTTGCCGCTGGCGAAGAAGTACGGGGCAGCGCTCGTGTGCCTCACCCTCGACGAGGGGGGGATCCCCGCGGACGCCGACGGGCGTGCACGGGTGGCGGCAAAGATCGCCGAGCGCGCCGAGGCGGCGGGAGTGAAGAGGTCGGACCTCGTGGTCGACTGCCTCACCCTTACCGTCAGCGCGGAGCCAAAGGGTGCGGTGGAGACTCTCGGCGCCATCAGGAAGGTGAAGGAAGAGCTTCGCCTCAATACGGTGCTCGGTGTCAGCAACATCTCCTTCGGCCTCCCCTGCCGCCCCCTGATCTCCAGCTCCTTCTTCTCCATGGCCATGTACGCCGGTCTCGATTCCGCCATCGTGAACCCGAAGGAAGAGGCGATGCTTGCCGCCTGGCGCAGCGCCATGGTCCTTTTGAACCGCGACCCGAACGCCGGCGCCTATATCGCGGCGTACCGCGGGGCGACCGTAGGCTCCCTGGCGAGCTCCGCCGCACCGGCAGCACCCGCCGCCTCCTTTGTCCCTCCCGAGGGGATCAGGGGGAAACTCGCGGTGGCGGTGGTGCAGGGGGAGCTCGAGGGGATCGTGGGGCTCGTTGAAGAGGCGCTCGCAGAGGGGCTCACCCCGATGCAGCTCTCCTCCGAGGCGCTGCTGCCGGGGCTCGAGGAGGTGGGGCGCCGCTTCGCGAGCTGCGAATACTTCCTGCCGCAGGTCATGCTCTC
The DNA window shown above is from Geomonas sp. RF6 and carries:
- a CDS encoding homocysteine S-methyltransferase family protein encodes the protein MKLPFLQAVRERVLVLDGAMGTMLQERGLKPGQSPEELNLVAPEIVAGVHAAYIDAGADIIVTNSFGGSRSKLEHYGLADRVAEVNARSVEIARQVAGEKAYVAGSIGPTGRFVEPVGDMTFDEAADIFREQAAALIGAGADLITLETFLDIKEIRAAIVAIREISADIPVMAMLTFEEKGRSVLGSPPEAAAITLEAVGASIVGSNCGLGVDGIYDILAKMRGVTRLPLICQANAGLPVLKEGRTIFPASPEDMTAYHDRLLELGVRVIGGCCGTTPAHIKAIKDALHGRQKEFVPPAESGTTWLSSRGSWAAVGGGAPVALIGERINPTGKKLYSQELREGKVSYIRREALEQTALGATLLDVNVGTPGIDEGAAMERAVFCVTGAVQTPIVLDSSSPEALERGLKAADGKVLINSVNGEEKSLAAVLPLAKKYGAALVCLTLDEGGIPADADGRARVAAKIAERAEAAGVKRSDLVVDCLTLTVSAEPKGAVETLGAIRKVKEELRLNTVLGVSNISFGLPCRPLISSSFFSMAMYAGLDSAIVNPKEEAMLAAWRSAMVLLNRDPNAGAYIAAYRGATVGSLASSAAPAAPAASFVPPEGIRGKLAVAVVQGELEGIVGLVEEALAEGLTPMQLSSEALLPGLEEVGRRFASCEYFLPQVMLSADTMKAAFARLKEELKGGAVESAGRILMATVEGDIHDIGKNIVVTLLENHGFEVIDLGKNVPAQRILEEALAHKVDAVGLSALMTTTMAQMERVVALLKEEGVRTFTMVGGAVVTQAYADEIGADLYAKDAMEAVAKVKKLLAK
- a CDS encoding GerMN domain-containing protein; this translates as MKKRSRKAKGVIVAAFCVLAVVAGVLVYKKYETATVPRVEAPVQQPQHPPAGARVVSLFFGAPDGEGLVREGREVETEEGMEDYISSVLEDLINGPLGTNAPTLPENTRVLGVRLNGPVAEIDFSKELRDGLPSGSSAEVAAVYSVVDTVTANFPQIKVVQFLIEGEKAESLKGHLDLRNPIAPDYSLERKS
- the murI gene encoding glutamate racemase — encoded protein: MAWKAIGIFDSGVGGLTVLKEVVKALPQEDTIYLGDTARVPYGTKSPETVVRYSRQIAEYLFSRDIKLLVVACNTASAVALATLQRELPIPVVGVIEPGARRAAAVTRSGKVGVIGTAATVGSSAYTKAIKRINPEIQVVTRACPLFVPLAEEGWVENEVARLTASIYLTDLKAQGVDTLVLGCTHYPILKEVIAEVMGDGVTLVDSAQETARTVAEILGENALLRPAEEVGNHHYFVTDVPAGFIRVGNRFLGGRLGDVYQVNLEDEGKEGGSGEEEEP